Proteins from one Streptomyces genisteinicus genomic window:
- a CDS encoding SulP family inorganic anion transporter, which translates to MTCAPAHTDEPAHPPGTTHSGPSHDPPHPPASRPRRWGRIDPADLSASISVFLIALPLSLGIALATGAPLQAGLVAAAVGGVVAGRLGGSPLQVSGPAAGLTLVTAELIQHYGWRATCAVTVAAGFCQIGLAALRVARSALAVSPAIVHGMLAGIGVTIALAQIHIVLGGSPQSSAVANVLGLPGQLAALDPAALMVSALTAGILLAWPRIPGRVGDTLRIVPAALAAVIAATALATITRLRLERVDLPSWRSHALPALPEGPVLGLIAAVVTITLVTSVQSLLSAVAVDRLVSGRGGSATPHRSDLDRELAGQGAANIVSGALGGLPVAGVAVRSNANVTAGAVSRHSTMLHGLWIAVAALLLVPVMDLIPLAALAALVAVVGVQMVNITHVRTVRRNREMLVYAATVTAVVLTGVLEGVLIGIAVAVVVALHRLTRTRITTEEGEVIHRVRVRGQLTFLAVPRLSRVLSQVPHGAACHVELDGSFMDHAAYEALQHWGTAHAAHGGTVQFTGRAGTRISEPASDTHGCCRPWTPWRNHHCQDAPQKPRSHRLATGLRSFQRDTAPLVRDELARLAREGQRPSQLFLTCADSRLVTSMITSSGPGDLFTVRNVGNLVPLPGDEAGDDSVAAAIEYAVDVLGVESITVCGHSGCGAMQALLGGAADGASSPLGRWLRHARPSLRRMRSKHHPWARISGRLPADAVEQLCLTNVVQQLEHLRAHPPVARRLAEGRLQLHGMYFHVGEAQAYLLTGTDGDGLDEVFDRVSPGPPSALEKAGV; encoded by the coding sequence ATGACCTGCGCCCCCGCCCACACCGACGAGCCGGCCCACCCGCCCGGCACCACCCACTCCGGCCCTTCCCACGACCCGCCGCACCCGCCGGCAAGCCGGCCCCGCCGCTGGGGCCGGATCGATCCGGCCGATCTCTCCGCCTCCATCTCCGTCTTCCTCATCGCCCTGCCGCTCTCGCTCGGCATCGCCCTCGCCACCGGGGCCCCTCTCCAGGCCGGACTCGTCGCGGCGGCGGTCGGCGGCGTCGTCGCCGGACGCCTGGGCGGGTCCCCGCTCCAGGTGAGCGGGCCCGCCGCCGGACTCACGCTGGTCACCGCCGAGTTGATCCAGCACTACGGATGGCGCGCCACCTGCGCCGTCACCGTGGCGGCCGGCTTCTGCCAGATCGGTCTCGCGGCCCTGCGGGTCGCCCGCTCCGCACTCGCGGTGAGCCCCGCGATCGTCCACGGCATGCTCGCGGGCATCGGCGTCACGATCGCGCTGGCCCAGATCCACATCGTGCTCGGCGGATCGCCGCAGAGCTCCGCCGTCGCCAATGTGCTCGGCCTGCCGGGACAGTTGGCGGCGCTGGACCCGGCGGCCCTCATGGTGAGCGCACTGACCGCCGGCATCCTGCTGGCGTGGCCCCGGATCCCGGGCCGGGTGGGCGACACGCTGCGCATCGTGCCCGCCGCGCTCGCCGCCGTGATCGCCGCCACCGCCCTGGCGACGATCACCCGTCTGCGGCTGGAACGCGTGGACCTCCCGTCCTGGCGGTCGCATGCGCTGCCCGCACTGCCCGAGGGCCCCGTGCTCGGGCTGATCGCCGCCGTCGTCACGATCACCCTGGTCACCAGCGTCCAGTCGCTGCTGTCCGCCGTCGCCGTCGACCGGCTCGTCTCCGGAAGAGGCGGTTCCGCCACCCCGCACCGCTCCGACCTCGACCGCGAACTCGCCGGCCAGGGCGCCGCCAACATCGTCTCCGGGGCCCTCGGCGGACTGCCCGTCGCCGGGGTCGCCGTCCGCAGCAACGCCAACGTGACCGCGGGTGCCGTCAGCCGGCACTCGACGATGCTCCACGGGCTGTGGATCGCCGTGGCGGCACTGCTCCTGGTCCCGGTGATGGACCTGATCCCCCTCGCCGCCCTCGCCGCCCTCGTGGCCGTCGTCGGCGTCCAGATGGTCAACATCACGCATGTGCGCACCGTCCGGCGGAACCGCGAGATGCTCGTCTACGCCGCGACCGTGACCGCCGTCGTCCTCACCGGCGTCCTGGAGGGCGTGCTCATCGGCATCGCCGTGGCCGTGGTCGTCGCGCTGCACCGTCTCACCAGGACGAGGATCACCACCGAGGAGGGCGAGGTGATCCACCGGGTGCGGGTCCGCGGCCAGTTGACGTTCCTCGCCGTCCCGCGCCTCAGCCGCGTGCTGAGCCAGGTGCCGCACGGTGCGGCCTGCCACGTCGAGCTCGACGGGTCCTTCATGGACCATGCGGCGTACGAAGCCCTGCAGCACTGGGGAACCGCACATGCCGCCCACGGCGGCACGGTCCAGTTCACCGGCAGGGCGGGCACCCGCATCAGCGAGCCGGCCTCCGACACCCACGGCTGCTGCCGCCCCTGGACACCGTGGCGGAACCACCACTGCCAGGACGCTCCTCAGAAGCCGAGGAGCCACCGGCTGGCCACCGGACTCAGATCGTTCCAGCGGGACACGGCCCCGCTGGTGCGCGACGAGCTCGCGCGCCTGGCCAGAGAGGGGCAGCGCCCGTCACAGCTCTTCCTGACCTGCGCCGACTCCCGCCTGGTCACCAGCATGATCACGTCCAGCGGCCCCGGCGACCTGTTCACCGTGCGCAACGTCGGCAACCTCGTCCCGCTGCCCGGCGACGAGGCCGGGGACGACTCGGTCGCCGCCGCCATCGAGTACGCCGTCGACGTGCTCGGTGTCGAGTCGATCACCGTGTGCGGCCACTCCGGCTGCGGCGCCATGCAGGCCCTGCTGGGCGGTGCGGCGGACGGCGCGTCCTCGCCGCTGGGCCGCTGGCTGAGGCACGCCCGTCCCAGCCTGCGCCGTATGCGGAGCAAGCATCACCCCTGGGCGAGGATCTCCGGCCGCCTCCCCGCCGACGCCGTGGAGCAGCTGTGCCTGACCAACGTCGTCCAGCAGCTCGAACACCTCCGCGCCCACCCGCCGGTGGCACGGCGCCTCGCCGAGGGGCGGCTCCAGCTGCACGGCATGTACTTCCACGTGGGCGAGGCCCAGGCGTACCTGCTGACCGGTACCGACGGGGACGGGCTCGACGAAGTCTTCGACCGTGTGTCTCCCGGACCCCCCTCGGCTCTGGAGAAGGCCGGAGTGTGA